GGAGAGAGAAAATACGCAGATTAGGATTGATTGAATCGTCTTACTTTCTTCCTCATGTGTTAACAATCGGTCGGTCATTTCAAACACGCTTTCGgcgaaaaatgtaaaaaaaatttaattaaataaccatttgttaatttaaaattttaacgaTAATACCACCGAACCTCCAGGCGTACGTGGCCGTTGGGtggcattgcatgggattggatggAAGGATTGGAAGGCGGCGCGGATTATAATTCTGGATAGCTCGTGCTTTTGACATTTTAGACACTTCAATGCACTGTACCGTGGAAAGCTATTTGATTTACTTGGGCAGCTATTAAAAATTAATAATCACAGGAACCGAGAAGATATTGTAGACTACAGTCGAAGATTTGGCATATCCGATCTTCATAATAAAAAAGCTTTTGAGTCACATTCGGCAATCCTATTCTGGCTGCACATTCTGAGCCAATGTTCCACACCAACCATTCGTGGTTCACCTGAATCCACGTCTTCCTAAACTCCATTTTACCAACTGTTAGTCTCCTAATCGGCAGTATTCTGTTCCTCCATTCCGCTAGCTATTTAAACAGTTCACAAGGGTTTTTTAATCCTCCCACAAAAGAAAGGGTGAGAGTGAGATACAGTATGCACAATGGAAGTGCAAAGTAACAGTAGAAAACCTCATGTCGCCATTTTCCCATGCGTAGGAGTCGGCCATTTCGTCCCAATAGCTCAATTCGCAAAGCGGCTCTGTCTTAACCACGGCTTTTCTGCAACTGTAATAACGAGCAAGTGGATGCAGCCAGACAAGCAAGTCACATACGCCCATTACTTGGCATCTTCCGGCCTTGACATCCACTTTACAGAGCTTCCCGACGTGGATTTCCACGACGAGCACGACCAGCATATGAAGATCGAAACTCGCATATCAAAGTACATGGAGAAAGCTGCACCACATGTTGGGGATATTCTCCACTCCTTGCTTAGTTCCTCTTTGCCCATCTCTGCCTTTGTTACAGATTTCTTCTGCAGCGCCACTTTCGATGTTGCAGCCAAGCTAAGCATACCCACTTACTTATTCTTCACGTCCGGTGCGCGTATGCTTTCTCTTTTGTTAAGCTTTCCCAAATTGGCTTTAGAGCAAGACGTGTCGTTTAAAGACGAGGAAGAGTATCCGATCAACGTACCAGGGGTTCCACTATTTTCTGCAAGGGATCTGCCCGAGCCAATCAAAGACAGATCTGATCAAGCTTTTCACTGCTTTGTCCACCATTGCTCTCGCCTTCCAGAAGCTGCTGGGATTCTGATAAATACTTTCGAGGACCTGGAAAAAGAAGCTTTAGAAGCCCTCGAAGAAGGTAAAGTTCTCAGCTCTTCCCGAGTGCCCTCAATCTATTCAATCGGTCCCGTCATATCGGAGAGTCACGAGACACACGAATGCCTGGAGTGGTTAGATCGACAACCTCCCTCCactgttgtgtatgtttcctttgGAAGCGGGGGTTTCCTGTCGAGGGAGCAGAATGCAGAAGTAGCGCATGGACTGGAAACAAGCGGTCGTCGGTTTCTGTGGGTGGTGCGTGGAGAGAATAAGTTTCTCACCTTCAATCCCAACCAGGATACGAACCTTTCAGAGCTTTTACCCAATGGTTTCCTGAGTCGAACCAGAGACAGAGGGCTTGTGGTTCCCAATTGGGCTCCTCAAGTTGCGATTCTCTCTCACCCGTCCATTGGAGGCTTCCTTTCTCACTCCGGTTGGAACTCTACACTAGAAAGCATTTCGAATGGGGTTCCCATGATCTGCTGGCCTCTGTTTGCTGAACAAAAGTTTAACAGAATTATGCTGGTTAACCACGACAAGGTTGCCATAGATGTGAAGATGGAAAGAGATGTGTTTGTACCGAGAGCGGAAGTGGAAAGAGTAGTGAGGGCACTGATGGAAGGAGAAGAGGGGATTAAAGCAAGGGAGAATGTGCGTGTAGTGAAGGAAAAGGCAAAGCTTGCGTTGATGGAAGGAGGGAGTTCGTACAAGTCCATGGCCATGGCCGCTGCTTGTTTCGCGCAGAAGTAAGAGTTTAAATGGTACTGGACTGTCACAAAGGTATGGTTAGTTAGCTGTATTGTTATCTGTATGATGTATATGTCCATATAACGTTTATTTCACAATACTTCCGCAGAATGTCTATTTAGTTTAGTCTTAAAAATACTGATTTTATATGATCACATTGTTTGAGATAATGATGGCAACTGGAATGTTTTGTTCTGGGAATCTATGCCTTAGATATACCTATAAATCTAAGCAATTTTTTCAGGTAATTTACAATGAtcaggcataatattttcttttcatCAGATTAAATATGTTCTTAATATGTTTTTCTTAAACTCTTTAGGAAGTGCAAAATTTCTCTCAGGAGAATCTCCTTTTCTCTATAAAAATATAATTGTAATTATTTTGTACCATAAGTGAATATAAATTttcaattattaatataatttattcttaaaataagttatatttttttaaaagcttTCATGTGTTTTAACAAATTTAACTTTAGCTTGAtgttaataatttaaatattaacaaCGATCATATTTAGTAAGATTTCAAAATGTTAAAGAATCTATAAGATTTTGTGTGCTCCATATACATAAATTGTTTTAGCAACATATCTTCTACATAGATAGGAGTaacaattattaatttttttaaaagactTTATTAACTTTTAAATGATACTCTACATGAAAATAATTCATATTTCTAAGTTATTTTGTgtgtaatttaaatattaaataatgagtagaaaaaagaagaagattaaattaataaaaatatagatAAGAGGATTAGAAATGGTTtagtttaatttttcattttttatataaaAGACTTATACATATATTGATGTAAATTGCATAGGATAATTAAAACAAAGAGTCTAATATCAAGGAACAAAGTGGTGGTTTTGCAAAGGATATTGGTATTGCAAGTAGTAAAACTTTCAAAGAGGTGGTTTCTAGAGAGAATACAAAGAGGGTTCCAAACTCAACAAAATTTGATATCAGTAGTGATGGAGTGCTTGATGGAAGTGTAGAAGCCAAAGGTGAGAAAGATAAGTTCTCCTCCTTAGGCCATCATTCCTTGGTTGTGGTTTTGAATGGTGATATGTTTGACGCATTGAATAAAAAAGAATAAAGACTAAAAAATATTGCAATTTTGTTTTTGTTGCCTTAGATAATAATAAGATGCCTAGTCATAAGTTTCCTAATGAATGACTCTCGAgggtttgttgaaattttttggGGATTTATATTTCTTTCTCTTGCATGATTCAAAAAGAGCTTTTCATCCTCTTTAAAAACCATGCTATGAAAGAATGTGCTCTAGTAAAGTAGTTTTGGAATGTGGGAAATACTAACTTTAGGGTAGTGAAATTGTCCCCtgatattttaaacaaaaaaaatttaactatCTTTGTTCCTAGATGGCTTATTGTGAAAGATGTTCAAACTCAATTGTGGGCTTTTATCCCTCATTTCCTTGCCTCAACGAGCATAATGCTCCAAGTTGACGGAAAAAAAAGTACCTTATGACATATGGATGCAAGGTTATTAGTTACCCTTTCTCTTGGTATGAGCATTATGAAACAAATTGGAATTGACCTTAAAGGTAATCTCTTGACTTGCAAAATTGACCTTTTAGGGTTCTAAATTCATTCTTCCTCTGTAAGAAAGAAGGGAACTAAAAGAAGAActaccctaattttaaaataaGGACCTTGTTAAACCCAATATTTAGAACCAAAAAAATATAGAAATCTCCATTGATGACTCTACTATGCCCATTTTATAGGACTTTCCTCGCGTTAGTGTGAATGCTAAAGAGAATTAAACAGATCAAAACCCTAAATCTAATGTTCCAAAGACTACAGATGATGTAGAGGTACCAAAAGCTACTAAACTTGTGTTTAATTCTTTTCCCAATACCAATACTAGACAAGCAAAGAATTCCTAAGCATTGCCTTTGGACAAAAttagaaataagatgaatgaagctAGAAAAAAGAACCTACAAGGTCCTTGATGAGGATTCATAGGGTATGCATAGGATATATATAAGTTATTAGCATAgtattgtttttattagttttatcctatgtaaatgtcaaaaatataAAGTAAAAAGTAAAAAGTAATATGTTAGTTCCTAGTTGATAGGAGGTTAGCATAAGTTagtattttgttattttatttgttaattggtttttgtttttttattcaCGTGAGATTCGGAAGATATTCTAACTCACCCAAACATGGCATATTATATGCTTATATAATTGTACTTTCTCCACATGTAGGAGACATTGGAGAATGCAAGTTTTACAGtatttgttttgcaaagattattgtCAATTTTATAGAGATTGTTATCAATTTGTTTTgtagagattattggtattttgtcTAGAAATTTCATCTCTAACTACTGGTTAGCTTGCCTCTTTCCACATTAGTTCTCTAGACCAGTTAGATTTAAAGGAGATTTTAGAACCTTTACCTAAAAAGGGTTCCAAAAATAAAGAAACTTTAAATCTCTCCCTAGACAACTCCCCAATTTCAAGGATGAAACTATGAAGGCGATTGataagtgtaaagtggaaaaaagTAGACCACTTGGAAAGGCATTTGACAACATCTCAACGACTCACTTAATCTACCTCTCCACTCAAGATAAGCACAAAGTGTGGAAACTCTCAAGCACCAGtagataataatattttaattatggaACCCAAAAGTACAAGTCATAGAGATCTCCTAGTGACCTCCATTAGCTCTCTACATAGGACACATGTATGGGTCATGAAAAATAGTGCAACATGCTAGTGTCCCATATGGATAGAGTATGAAGTTTTGTACTAGAAAACATAGAATGACATGACACAAGTTTTTATGATTTTAAGTGCAATAAATAGATAATAGAAACTAAACTAACCATAAATAAATAGTGGCAAGGGAAAAGAATAAGATTTTTACAATTGGTCGATAAATGAAGCCTCCAACAAATGTGAATCTTCTTAAATAACTTGCACAAAATATAGAAAGATAAAACTGTTGGGGCTATGTGTTTAGAGTTATGCCATAGTCAAACCGCTATTTCGATGTTTCCACCTTCACAAATAGCCAAGATAGATCTAATGGATAATATGATAAACATGGTATAAATGAACAAGATAAATGATATGCTATGGAGATAAAATGATAGATATGTAACAAAAAGAGTGAAGAAACTCCCCTTCCATGCCCAGAAAGCATGGGGCTTGCTAGAGCAAAGAAGAAGCTCAAAAACCTCCAAAGCATGAAGATATGGCGATTAAAATATAGCTGAACTAGTGATGGAGTGTCAAACACGAAGTAAAAACCAGAGATGAAGAAGCCAAGAGAGTTTCTAGAATGCAAGAGAGAAAAAGATTAATTAGAGAGCTTGAGAGAATGAATAGAGAGATTATTtagagagagaaatgaagcccaaaaagaTAACATATGCAATCCGAAAGAAAAATTGACACAGTGTACACTACAAGAGGCATTACaactactaaaaatagcaagtgTAATGCTCCAATGGCCACCTCAAGATTGCATTTTCATTAGACATTAGCATGATGTGTAGACATCTCCATGGCACACATGTGTCCACAAGTTAGACAGTcaacaaggttgaaacaaaaaaggATATAGGAGAGTGTAACAATGCAAGCTAAGAAAGAAAATTAGAAGTGGATTCTCTAATTAGCATAAATAGGAGATGCTTATGTAGTGTGGAATTGCACAAGGTGCAATTTATGATGTtccatttttcccccactttagcgagcatatcGTTATCAAGAGATGAAAGGTAAAGTAAAGAGATAAAAGTTGAAACTATCATACCATGATACAACAGGGGAGTATAATCATCTAGCCACCTAAACTTGCTCCTAGGGAAGAGACTTGAACCGTTGCAAGATATTGCTAGGTTATTTCATCATAAAATGTTAGTTGCAGACAAAAATGTCAaaccaaaaaataataaatttgataCAAAACCAATACAATCAGGCATAGGGATAGCAAGATGGTGATCATTGATAAAAAAATTTTGCTAGTGTGGGTTGCAAGTTGTGTTATcatagatagccatatgatagggtgatCAATGATTAAATAAATAGTGGTTTGGCTCACACGAAGGTGATAAGATAATAAAGATCAATTGAGATAGTGGTTTGGCTTCCAAAAAGGCAATACGATAatagagatcaattgagatagtgGTTTTCCACCCACAAAGGCAACAAGATAATAAATATGATAAAAGATCACGAGATAAATAGATACCAAGATAAATATGATGCAAATTATGTAGATATGCAAAAATGCAGACATGATAGCCGCCCTTAGAGTGGTATGCATTAGGCGCATTTCATTTTAAGGAGAATAGATGTTGTGTCACATCAACATAAtgagatgtttccatggaatgccaccATGCAATAGGTGACACATGATACCCACAAAATCAACACAAACACAAAGAGACAAGGGATTCGATAATTAACTCTTGATAAGTAATTATTAAGTTAACTATTTTTATTAGATAATTAAATCTTGAGgtataatttaaattattaaaatggATTTAATTATAGATAATACAGAAAAATGaatcattctaaattaattaaacaaataagtaTTGTTTAATAATTTAATTGTGATAAAGCAATGGACTTAGAGTAATATTAGTTATTTAAATGAACTAAGAggtgataaatgcattaaatactAATATTATTATAGAAACCAATATATACATAATTTtagattataatattattaaatcaaGAAAAATAGCTACAATGACAATTGATATAAAATACAATACTATaccaatagttaattaaatcaagTACAATTATCTCCACACCATATAGATGTGTAAGAAAACAAAATTGCCTGTCTCTAAATCTTCCAAAACCAATACTCTAATACAACAACTATATCCTTTCTTTTcttggagaaaaaaaaaaagaaaccatAGACTTATATTTATGTTCTACTATATGTTTTAAAGATAAATCCTAACATGAATTACATAAATACCTACATTCTAAAATTTATTTTGGTGCCCTATGAATATTTGATAGATTTCATATTGACCAATGTGCACATTTTCTTGATTTGATAAAGAAGTGTGGTGAGAGTAGGTCCTTGATTTGGTGAGAGCAGCCGATGGATTTATTAAAAGATTAATGCTACAACTTCCTTTGAATTGATTAAAATTGGCATCTATATGCATTAAACAAATTCAACTTACTAGTTTTATATGTGTCCATGAGCTTATATTCTGTACGCGTCATCACCCAGATTTACTTGCGTGGTTAGTGAAAATTAAGAGTGAATCCTTAGGTATTTTTATATTTCAATTAAACTTCTAAGTTTGAACTTGGAAGTTCTATGGTCAATTATTTTATGATAATAAGGGTTTGATTTAAGTAGAGTAATTTAGACTAGTCGACTAACACAATATTAAAATCAAAATATCTAGGAGAAGTCAATGGGGAGAAAAGtgttaatgaaatattaaaatacatGAATACTTATTTCAAAGACATTGACCTCATGGTGGTTATTAACAAAAACATGGATATATAAGGTTCAAATGAAGTCCTAAGATCATTTGATCAACTTACGGTGAGAATGAGtcaaaagaaagaaaatgcaaccAAGGTCCAAGATGAAGAAGACTTAATGATATCTTGAATAAAACTTTTGAATCGAATAAGGTACTAAATGATACGAGAAGGGAAAAAAAGAGAGTGGAGCTCCTAATTTTAGGAGAAAAAATTAAGTGTATTTCAACATTTTGATGAATATACGCATCAGTTAGTATTAATAAAGAAATATAGTACAATATGAACATTTCAATTGTAACATAATAAGAAATATATTTCATCTAGATTTATATCTTAAGAAATTTATTGTAAAAAAAAGTAGCATCTCAAtctttctattcttgcattcttcaataaaaatatatatacaagcaATTGCACCTTGTGGTGCAATGGGTACGTTGAGGAGTTGTAGAAGGTTAATTAGGTAAAAATTGTCAATTGGTAGTTAATTTAGGAAATTATGTTTTTTGTTCAAGAAAGGTCTCAATGAAGAATCAGTAGCTTCAATCAACTATACATCCACTTATAGGAATCCAAACATAACTAAAATAAAACCCATGAATTAGGAAGATAATTAGGATCCATTTCCAAGAGGGTCTTGTTATCTTTtgaatagagggagagatagagagaggggtaaggagatagaggtagaaaGGAAGATAGAGATGTAGAAGGAGGTGGATAAGGAGAAGAATATTAAGAGGATAGGAAGAGGATAGATGGATATATAGAGatgtaaaatataaatatttaaagagGGGGAGCGAGGGAAATGTACAAAGATAAATTTCTAGAGATAAGAAGTCAtatgtagagagagagggagagagagggagatatattagtgtagagagatatggagagataaaaaattagagatatatagatatagatatagacatTAGGAATATGGAGAGGAATAGAGATATGTGGATAGATTGAGGGAGACATGTCTACAGATACAGGGGGAGAGAGGAAAATAGATAtatagatggagatagagaggaagagggcgAGATTTATAGAGGGAAAaatagagaggtagagggagagatatagagtgAAGGAGATAGCAACAAAAGAGTAttgaattttaattgcctttgtttttcaacaatcaaaatatgacATGTGTTCATGGGGAACTATGACCATtctgacacatcattttcttaaGTACTCAATAATTTACCTTTAAGAAATTACATATAATACTAACAGATTTTTTCTCTACAATATGAAATACATCCAATTAATAAGAAAATGAAGTAGATGCATGATTTTCTTATGATGATGGGATCTAAAAATTGGAAATGACAATGTTGGAATATTGTGTGGGACATCTCACGCTTCTAGTAGTTTGAGACCAAGTGCAAtgcatttttaaaattataaattttattacaTGTTAATCTTTAATAGGATGTAGATAAGAGATTAATTTATTCACACCTTATAAATCATTCATTTCTTAACAAAATCTCACAAATTAAATAGCTTTTTAATCTAACAATGTCCATTTAATTCCACAACATCTCACAAAATATATAAAAAGTATATAGATTTCAAGGAAAATTGATTGATTAAACTCTTCAAGTTAAATCATCCCAACATTAGTTATGATAGGTGACTCAAATTTAGAATTATATTAAGAGTGTCTTTCCTTGTGATTCTTTGCATATATCTTACCTTCACAAACCAAATATATGTGCATGCATTTAGGATAATCCATATGTTGCACCAATAAAGTGAGAAAAGGATTTCTTAAAGACATTGTCAAATGTAACAAGATAACAAAAAATGCACTCTTAATAAAATTTTATAGACATCCATTTAAAAAAAGTTGTATAATTTTGTTGAATTGATTACAAATGTTAGTATGGATATAAATGTTGAACAATTACTCAACTTACATTTCAACCTTTTTATATGTTGTCCTCTTTGTCTGTCTTTGTCTCTTTGTCTATAAGATAGCCCTAGTAATAAAATTGATCATATAATTAGCTTAAGATTGGTCCAATAGATTCCCTCTTTTCTCTTAAAATGAgacaaattaaatataaaaataaaccaTAAAATAATTATGAAAATG
This genomic stretch from Cryptomeria japonica chromosome 8, Sugi_1.0, whole genome shotgun sequence harbors:
- the LOC131043661 gene encoding hydroquinone glucosyltransferase; the protein is MEVQSNSRKPHVAIFPCVGVGHFVPIAQFAKRLCLNHGFSATVITSKWMQPDKQVTYAHYLASSGLDIHFTELPDVDFHDEHDQHMKIETRISKYMEKAAPHVGDILHSLLSSSLPISAFVTDFFCSATFDVAAKLSIPTYLFFTSGARMLSLLLSFPKLALEQDVSFKDEEEYPINVPGVPLFSARDLPEPIKDRSDQAFHCFVHHCSRLPEAAGILINTFEDLEKEALEALEEGKVLSSSRVPSIYSIGPVISESHETHECLEWLDRQPPSTVVYVSFGSGGFLSREQNAEVAHGLETSGRRFLWVVRGENKFLTFNPNQDTNLSELLPNGFLSRTRDRGLVVPNWAPQVAILSHPSIGGFLSHSGWNSTLESISNGVPMICWPLFAEQKFNRIMLVNHDKVAIDVKMERDVFVPRAEVERVVRALMEGEEGIKARENVRVVKEKAKLALMEGGSSYKSMAMAAACFAQK